One Chitinophaga sp. H8 DNA window includes the following coding sequences:
- the trpC gene encoding indole-3-glycerol phosphate synthase TrpC — MKNILAEIVAHKHIEVAAKKQQRSIQELEQAPWFKRSALSLCNFLQQPAKTGIIAEFKRRSPSKGVINGNVTVQQVTTAYTRYGASGLSVLTDEKYFGGSVDDLQQARTYNEIPILRKDFVIDEYQILEAKAIGADVILLIAECLTAAEVAHLAAFAHNLGLEVLLEVHSEAQLEKVTDHVHLVGVNNRDLITFEVDFNRSCELAPKIPAGKCKVAESGINDPAAIVTLKQAGFQGFLIGEHFMKQEDPARAFENFVQVLHQKLAAV; from the coding sequence ATGAAAAATATTCTGGCCGAAATAGTCGCGCATAAACATATTGAAGTAGCCGCTAAAAAACAGCAGCGCAGCATACAGGAGCTGGAACAGGCGCCCTGGTTTAAACGAAGTGCATTATCACTGTGCAATTTTTTACAGCAACCCGCTAAAACAGGCATCATTGCCGAATTCAAACGGCGTTCCCCTTCCAAAGGAGTGATCAATGGCAATGTTACGGTGCAGCAGGTAACTACTGCCTATACCCGCTATGGAGCTTCAGGCTTGTCTGTGCTGACGGATGAAAAATATTTCGGAGGATCCGTAGATGACTTGCAGCAGGCGCGTACCTATAATGAGATCCCCATTTTGCGGAAAGATTTTGTAATCGATGAATACCAGATCCTGGAAGCCAAAGCCATTGGGGCAGATGTTATTTTATTGATTGCAGAATGTCTTACTGCAGCAGAAGTGGCACACCTGGCTGCCTTTGCACATAACCTGGGACTGGAAGTACTCCTGGAAGTACATAGTGAAGCGCAGCTGGAAAAGGTAACTGATCATGTGCACCTTGTAGGGGTCAATAACCGCGACCTGATCACTTTTGAAGTGGATTTTAACAGATCCTGCGAGCTGGCACCTAAAATTCCTGCCGGCAAATGCAAAGTAGCAGAAAGCGGCATCAATGATCCGGCTGCTATCGTTACGCTTAAACAAGCCGGCTTCCAGGGCTTTTTGATCGGAGAGCACTTTATGAAACAAGAAGATCCTGCACGTGCATTTGAAAACTTTGTACAGGTGCTCCATCAAAAACTGGCGGCGGTATGA
- the trpB gene encoding tryptophan synthase subunit beta, with protein MDIAMNTSGSKYHVDEKGYYGRFGGAYTPEMLYPNVEELQERYMEILSDPAFQQEFEDLLRDYVGRPSPLYLAKRLSEKYKANIYLKREDLNHTGAHKVNNTIGQILLAKRLGKKRIIAETGAGQHGVATATVCALMGLECVVYMGSIDIERQAPNVARMKMLGATVVPALSGSRTLKDACNEAIRDWINNPVDTHYILGTAAGMHPYPDMVSRFQSVISEEMKKQLLAKTGSANPDYIVACIGGGSNAAGAFFHYLDEPDVKLVAVEAAGKGVHSGHSAATTQLGKIGIIHASKTLLMQTEDGQIVEPYSISAGLDYPGIGPLHAHLYETGRAQFLSATDEEALAAGYELSLLEGIIPAMESAHALAKLKDLPLNPDDVVVVCLSGRGDKDLDTYIRNMKRHD; from the coding sequence ATGGATATTGCGATGAATACCAGTGGCTCCAAATATCATGTAGATGAAAAAGGCTACTATGGACGGTTTGGTGGAGCGTATACCCCGGAAATGCTGTATCCCAACGTGGAAGAATTACAGGAACGCTACATGGAGATCTTAAGTGACCCTGCTTTTCAACAGGAGTTTGAAGACTTACTGAGAGATTATGTAGGCCGGCCTTCTCCTTTGTACCTGGCTAAACGTTTGTCTGAAAAATATAAAGCAAATATTTATCTAAAAAGGGAGGACCTGAATCATACAGGTGCCCATAAGGTAAATAATACAATAGGTCAGATTCTGCTGGCCAAACGCCTGGGTAAAAAGCGCATTATTGCAGAAACAGGTGCCGGTCAGCATGGGGTGGCTACTGCTACGGTGTGTGCTTTGATGGGACTGGAATGTGTAGTGTATATGGGCAGTATTGATATTGAAAGACAGGCGCCTAATGTGGCCCGTATGAAAATGCTGGGTGCTACAGTAGTACCGGCATTGAGTGGCAGCAGAACTTTAAAGGATGCCTGTAATGAAGCTATCCGCGACTGGATCAATAATCCGGTAGATACCCATTACATCCTGGGCACAGCTGCCGGGATGCATCCATATCCCGATATGGTGTCCCGCTTTCAGTCGGTGATCAGCGAAGAAATGAAAAAACAGTTGCTGGCTAAAACAGGCAGTGCCAACCCTGATTATATAGTAGCCTGTATTGGCGGAGGCAGTAATGCAGCGGGTGCATTTTTCCACTACCTGGATGAACCGGATGTGAAGCTGGTAGCGGTAGAAGCTGCCGGTAAAGGCGTACATAGCGGTCATTCTGCTGCTACTACCCAGCTGGGCAAAATAGGTATTATTCATGCCAGCAAAACTTTGTTAATGCAAACGGAAGACGGGCAGATTGTAGAGCCCTATTCTATATCCGCTGGTCTGGATTATCCCGGTATCGGTCCGTTGCATGCACATTTATATGAAACCGGACGGGCACAATTCCTGAGTGCTACAGATGAGGAGGCGCTGGCGGCGGGTTATGAACTGAGCCTCCTGGAAGGGATTATCCCGGCTATGGAATCGGCACATGCACTGGC
- a CDS encoding anthranilate synthase component II, translating to MNILVFDNYDSFTYNLVHLVEKIIDGKVTVFRNDEIPLEKVNDFDKIILSPGPGIPEEAGLLLPLIKEYAPTKSIFGVCLGQQAIGQAFGASLTNLKEVYHGVATNINIIAEEGRLFKNLPRQLEVGRYHSWVVDESTLPEELLVTAKDEHGYIMALQHKKYDVSGVQFHPESVLTPEGEKIMRNWLGK from the coding sequence ATGAACATTCTGGTTTTCGATAATTACGACTCCTTTACCTATAACCTGGTTCACCTGGTAGAAAAAATCATTGATGGTAAAGTAACGGTATTCCGCAATGATGAAATTCCGTTAGAAAAAGTAAATGATTTTGATAAAATCATCTTATCACCAGGTCCTGGGATTCCCGAAGAGGCTGGCTTGTTATTGCCCCTTATCAAGGAATATGCCCCCACTAAATCAATTTTTGGCGTGTGCCTTGGGCAACAGGCGATAGGGCAGGCGTTTGGTGCCAGCTTAACCAACCTTAAAGAAGTATATCACGGGGTAGCTACCAATATCAATATTATTGCGGAAGAAGGCCGCTTGTTTAAAAACCTGCCCAGACAGCTGGAAGTAGGCCGTTATCACTCCTGGGTAGTGGACGAAAGTACCTTACCGGAAGAACTGCTCGTTACCGCTAAAGATGAACATGGCTATATTATGGCACTGCAGCATAAGAAATACGATGTAAGCGGGGTACAATTCCATCCGGAAAGTGTACTTACTCCGGAAGGAGAAAAGATTATGAGGAATTGGCTGGGAAAGTAG
- a CDS encoding phosphoribosylanthranilate isomerase, with translation MKIKVCGITRADDLNELVNNQVDYAGFIFHEKSPRFVGNKLDARTVRETSGIKKVGVFVNADIQLVQRTVADYQLSMVQLHGDETPEYCASMKAIIPVMKAFRIGANVNWEKEVAPYIPVTDYFLFDTASVHLYGGTGKQFNWELLNTYPFSHPFFLSGGIGPDDAAAIEKLQLPALYAVDVNSKFETGPGVKDLQKVTQFVKQIHLSYLK, from the coding sequence ATGAAAATAAAAGTATGTGGTATTACCAGGGCGGATGATCTGAATGAACTGGTGAATAACCAGGTAGACTATGCTGGATTTATCTTTCATGAAAAATCCCCCCGCTTTGTGGGTAATAAGCTGGATGCCAGAACGGTACGGGAAACTTCCGGGATTAAGAAAGTAGGCGTATTCGTCAATGCGGATATACAATTGGTACAGCGTACGGTCGCTGACTACCAGCTTAGTATGGTACAGTTGCATGGTGATGAAACACCGGAATATTGTGCCAGTATGAAAGCGATAATACCCGTGATGAAAGCATTTCGTATAGGAGCTAACGTAAACTGGGAGAAAGAGGTCGCCCCTTACATCCCTGTAACAGATTATTTCCTGTTTGATACGGCTTCCGTTCACTTATATGGTGGTACAGGAAAACAGTTTAACTGGGAGCTGCTGAATACCTATCCTTTTTCACATCCTTTTTTTCTGAGTGGTGGCATTGGTCCTGATGATGCCGCAGCCATAGAAAAATTACAACTGCCAGCCTTGTATGCTGTAGATGTGAATAGTAAATTTGAGACGGGTCCCGGCGTGAAGGACCTGCAAAAGGTAACACAATTTGTAAAACAGATTCATTTATCATATTTAAAATAA
- the trpD gene encoding anthranilate phosphoribosyltransferase: MKKILNYLFEHKTFSRSAAKDMLVNISKGIYNESELAAFMTVFLMRSITIDELLGFRDALLELCIPVNLNGYDVLDIVGTGGDAKNTFNISTLSCFVVAGTGAKVAKHGNYGVSSISGASNLMESVGYKFKNDDAKLQSELDVAGVCFLHAPLFHPALKHVAGVRRQLGIRTFFNMLGPLVNPALAKSQLIGVYSLEMARVYNYLFQQTDKQYAIVHSLDGYDEISLTADTRIITNKGEKDWTPEELGKRKVHPEDIYGGNSVEDAAKIFMKILKGEGTWAQNSVVFANAAMGLYAMGQYKDYTDCFQAAVTSLESGAAHNAFKKLIELQ, translated from the coding sequence ATGAAAAAAATACTCAATTATCTTTTTGAACATAAAACATTCAGCCGGAGTGCCGCCAAAGATATGTTGGTGAACATTTCGAAGGGCATCTACAACGAAAGTGAACTGGCAGCCTTTATGACCGTTTTCCTCATGCGCAGTATCACCATTGACGAATTACTGGGTTTCCGGGATGCTTTACTGGAATTGTGTATTCCGGTGAACCTGAATGGTTACGATGTGCTGGACATCGTAGGTACCGGCGGGGATGCAAAAAATACGTTCAATATTTCTACCTTGTCGTGCTTTGTGGTAGCTGGTACAGGGGCAAAAGTGGCCAAGCATGGTAACTATGGGGTATCTTCCATCAGCGGAGCTTCCAATCTGATGGAGTCCGTAGGATACAAGTTTAAAAATGACGATGCCAAGCTGCAGTCAGAGCTGGATGTTGCCGGCGTATGTTTCCTGCATGCACCTTTATTCCATCCGGCATTAAAGCATGTGGCCGGGGTAAGGCGGCAGTTGGGGATCCGTACTTTCTTTAACATGCTGGGGCCCCTGGTAAATCCTGCATTGGCTAAGTCACAGCTGATAGGGGTATACAGCCTGGAAATGGCGAGGGTATATAATTACCTGTTCCAGCAAACCGATAAGCAGTACGCTATTGTGCACAGCCTGGATGGATATGATGAAATATCCCTGACGGCAGATACCCGGATTATTACCAACAAGGGAGAAAAAGACTGGACTCCGGAAGAGCTGGGTAAAAGAAAGGTGCATCCGGAAGATATTTATGGCGGTAATTCTGTGGAAGACGCAGCGAAGATATTTATGAAAATATTGAAGGGTGAAGGTACCTGGGCACAAAATTCTGTAGTATTTGCTAATGCCGCGATGGGTTTATATGCGATGGGGCAGTACAAGGACTATACAGATTGTTTTCAGGCAGCCGTTACCTCTCTGGAATCCGGTGCTGCACATAACGCTTTTAAGAAACTGATTGAATTGCAGTAA
- a CDS encoding anthranilate synthase component I family protein — protein MRTIQVKTRSKQMLADIFTPVGIYLRLRDKFPGAVLLESTDSRASANSFSFICIKPIAGIEVTSTSEFEFKYPNLPVEKKQLKNRQSVLDEMQQFIKGFSFTGKSPVPGIEGLFGYSTFDSVQFFETVAFNKDKQQGNTIPLMRYRFYQYVIAINHFKDELYLCENQVEGMDSEFELVESLIRHKDSPGYPFEALGEERSNMSDAEYMQMVELGKKHCFRGDVFQVVLSRAFQQDYRGDEFNVYRALRSINPSPYLFYFDYGDYKLMGSSPEAQLVIRNGKVTMHPIAGTFRRTGNDEQDKILADKLLQDPKENAEHVMLVDLARNDLSRHASKVQVDSYRKIQYYSHVIHLVSEVTGQIPKDINPFTILADTFPAGTLSGAPKYRAMEIIDQYEPTARGFYGGCIGFVGFNGDFNHAIMIRSILSKDNTLYYQAGAGVVAQSVASSELDEVGNKLNALKQAILLAQKI, from the coding sequence ATGCGTACTATTCAAGTAAAAACGAGATCCAAACAAATGCTGGCGGACATATTCACGCCGGTGGGCATTTATCTGCGTCTGAGAGATAAGTTCCCCGGTGCTGTTTTGCTGGAAAGCACAGACTCCCGTGCCAGTGCAAACAGCTTTTCTTTTATATGTATCAAGCCGATTGCAGGTATTGAGGTAACTTCTACCAGCGAGTTTGAATTCAAATACCCTAATCTTCCTGTAGAAAAGAAGCAATTAAAAAACCGCCAAAGTGTGCTGGATGAAATGCAGCAGTTTATCAAAGGGTTTTCCTTTACGGGAAAGTCGCCGGTACCGGGCATAGAAGGACTCTTTGGCTACAGCACTTTTGACTCGGTACAATTCTTTGAAACCGTAGCATTTAATAAAGATAAGCAGCAAGGCAATACGATCCCGTTGATGCGGTACCGTTTTTATCAGTATGTAATTGCCATCAACCATTTTAAAGATGAGCTGTATTTATGTGAAAACCAGGTAGAGGGGATGGATAGTGAGTTTGAACTGGTAGAGTCACTGATCCGGCACAAAGATTCTCCCGGTTACCCTTTTGAAGCCCTGGGAGAAGAACGAAGCAATATGAGCGATGCGGAATATATGCAAATGGTGGAGCTGGGAAAAAAACATTGCTTCCGCGGAGATGTTTTCCAGGTAGTACTTTCCCGCGCTTTCCAGCAGGATTACCGGGGTGATGAATTTAATGTATACCGTGCCCTTCGCTCTATTAACCCTTCTCCTTACCTCTTTTACTTTGATTACGGCGATTATAAATTAATGGGTTCTTCTCCGGAAGCACAGCTGGTGATCCGGAATGGCAAGGTAACCATGCACCCGATAGCCGGCACTTTCCGCCGTACAGGCAATGATGAACAGGATAAAATCCTGGCTGATAAATTATTGCAGGACCCGAAGGAAAATGCAGAGCATGTAATGCTGGTAGACCTGGCGCGTAACGACCTTAGCCGCCACGCCAGTAAAGTGCAGGTAGATTCTTATCGTAAGATCCAATACTACTCACACGTTATCCACCTGGTAAGTGAGGTAACGGGACAAATACCAAAGGATATCAATCCATTTACCATATTGGCGGATACCTTCCCGGCAGGTACACTGTCCGGAGCACCTAAATACAGGGCTATGGAAATCATCGATCAATATGAGCCTACTGCACGTGGCTTCTATGGTGGATGTATTGGGTTTGTAGGATTTAACGGCGATTTTAATCATGCCATCATGATCCGCTCTATCCTTAGCAAGGATAATACGCTCTACTATCAGGCAGGAGCCGGTGTTGTGGCGCAATCGGTCGCCTCTTCCGAACTGGACGAAGTAGGTAATAAATTAAATGCATTAAAACAGGCCATTCTGCTGGCACAAAAAATCTGA